In the Maridesulfovibrio ferrireducens genome, one interval contains:
- a CDS encoding chemotaxis protein CheX, which yields MNVELAKPFIKATIDILSMMAMVTPKAGKPFVKKGNIASGDVTGVVGFTGNVNGSISISFEKKCAVQIVKNMLGDDIQDLMQDVKDAVGEITNMVSGQARAGLTEQGYKLQGSTPTVIIGDNHTITHVTSSAVMAIPFTTDNGKFTIEFCFE from the coding sequence ATGAACGTTGAACTGGCAAAGCCATTCATAAAAGCAACCATAGATATTCTCTCTATGATGGCTATGGTCACCCCAAAGGCCGGAAAGCCCTTTGTAAAAAAAGGAAACATTGCTTCTGGAGACGTGACTGGAGTTGTTGGATTTACAGGGAATGTAAACGGAAGCATCTCTATCTCATTCGAAAAAAAATGTGCAGTTCAGATAGTAAAAAACATGCTTGGAGACGATATTCAAGATCTCATGCAGGATGTCAAAGACGCTGTGGGTGAAATAACCAACATGGTTTCAGGGCAGGCAAGAGCGGGTTTAACCGAACAAGGCTACAAACTTCAGGGCTCAACCCCGACCGTTATCATAGGTGACAATCATACTATCACACATGTAACATCCTCGGCTGTTATGGCTATCCCCTTCACAACCGATAACGGCAAGTTCACAATTGAATTCTGCTTTGAATAG
- a CDS encoding glutamine--tRNA ligase/YqeY domain fusion protein — translation MSDNITESTGPKNFIAAIIEKDNETGKYDGRVATRFPPEPNGYLHIGHAKSICLNFGLAKNFGGTCNLRFDDTNPAKEEVEYVESIKDDVRWLGFDWEERLYYSSDYFGQLYDFAVQLIKDGKAYVDSLSAEETREYRGTLTEPGKDSPYRTRSIDENLDLFERMKNGEFANGEHLLRAKIDMASPNMIMRDPALYRIRKVDHHRTGDKWCIYPMYDFTHCISDSIEKITHSVCTLEFENNRPLYNWVLENLGIYRPQQIEFARLNLSYTVMSKRRLIQLVEEGYVSGWDDPRMSTISGMRRRGYSPVAIRNFCERIGVAKATNMVDFALLEFSVREDLNAHSSRYMGVINPLKVVIENYPEDKTEEFEFQNNPEDPEAGTRMVPFSKVLYIERDDFMEDAPKKFFRLAPGREVRLRYAYYVKCTDVIKDENGEVVELRCTYDPDTRGGWSKDGRKVKGTLHWVSVAHAKEVEVRLYEHLFTRENPMDNKDGSDFKDHINPDSLKVLPKCYVEPILGEVEPGFRCQFERVGYFCVDKDSTPEKPVFNRTSTLRDTWKKIEKKQGGK, via the coding sequence ATGTCAGATAATATTACCGAGTCCACAGGTCCGAAAAACTTCATTGCAGCTATTATTGAGAAGGATAATGAAACTGGAAAGTATGACGGAAGAGTTGCGACTCGTTTTCCTCCTGAGCCGAATGGATATCTTCATATCGGGCATGCTAAATCTATCTGTCTGAATTTCGGACTGGCCAAGAATTTTGGCGGAACATGCAATCTCCGGTTCGACGACACTAACCCGGCAAAAGAAGAAGTCGAGTATGTAGAGTCAATTAAAGATGATGTCCGCTGGCTGGGTTTTGATTGGGAAGAGCGGCTTTATTATTCGTCAGATTATTTCGGGCAGTTGTATGATTTTGCAGTGCAGCTGATTAAAGACGGCAAGGCATATGTAGATAGTCTCAGTGCGGAAGAAACCCGTGAATATCGCGGTACTCTGACCGAACCGGGCAAAGACAGTCCATACCGTACACGTTCGATCGACGAAAATTTGGATCTTTTTGAGCGGATGAAAAATGGTGAGTTTGCAAATGGTGAACATTTGCTTCGCGCAAAAATCGATATGGCTTCACCTAATATGATAATGCGTGATCCAGCTTTATACAGAATCAGAAAGGTGGATCATCATCGCACCGGCGATAAGTGGTGCATCTATCCCATGTATGATTTTACGCATTGTATTTCTGATTCAATTGAGAAGATTACTCATTCTGTTTGTACACTGGAATTTGAAAATAACCGTCCTTTATATAATTGGGTTCTTGAGAATCTCGGCATATACAGACCTCAGCAGATTGAGTTTGCAAGGCTGAACCTCAGTTATACTGTAATGAGTAAGCGCCGTCTGATTCAGCTTGTTGAAGAAGGATACGTTTCCGGCTGGGATGATCCGAGAATGTCTACTATTTCCGGTATGAGAAGGCGCGGATATTCTCCAGTTGCTATTCGTAATTTCTGCGAGCGTATCGGTGTAGCAAAGGCAACCAATATGGTTGATTTTGCTCTTCTTGAGTTTTCTGTCCGTGAAGATCTCAATGCTCATTCTTCGCGTTATATGGGAGTTATCAACCCTCTTAAAGTGGTTATTGAGAATTATCCTGAAGATAAAACCGAAGAGTTTGAATTTCAGAACAATCCCGAAGATCCGGAAGCCGGAACACGCATGGTTCCTTTCTCGAAGGTTCTTTATATTGAACGCGATGATTTCATGGAAGATGCTCCGAAAAAGTTTTTCAGGCTTGCTCCGGGGCGTGAAGTTCGTCTCCGCTATGCCTACTATGTAAAGTGCACTGATGTTATTAAGGACGAAAACGGCGAAGTGGTAGAACTGCGCTGTACTTATGATCCTGACACTCGGGGCGGCTGGTCCAAAGACGGAAGAAAAGTAAAAGGAACTTTGCACTGGGTTTCTGTAGCTCATGCAAAAGAAGTTGAAGTGCGTTTATATGAACATCTGTTTACCAGAGAAAATCCGATGGATAACAAAGATGGATCTGATTTCAAAGATCATATTAATCCAGATTCTCTTAAAGTTTTGCCTAAATGTTATGTTGAACCAATTTTGGGCGAGGTTGAGCCCGGATTCAGATGTCAGTTCGAAAGGGTTGGTTATTTTTGTGTAGATAAAGATTCCACTCCTGAAAAGCCTGTTTTTAACAGGACTTCAACTCTCAGAGATACTTGGAAAAAAATAGAAAAAAAGCAGGGCGGCAAATAA
- a CDS encoding BMP family lipoprotein — translation MNGARKFCFLLVAFGAIVIFSSVSETCFADSVVIGFITDGSALDDDSFNCMTVVGLRRLQSDYDVKVQVRCGGFTAQSFAKGLNSLLDKEIKIIVINASTHRDLIVAAVKTHSDVIFILNGVAVTGYPNVSSLHFGQRMGSCLVGALCAWQSKTGKIGFIGGNESPVILEFLCGFKQGVKLAGEKVDVDVKFVRKGLSVTGFEDPHHGNELAKAMYASGVDIIYSVAGLSGNGIIYAAQESGNYVVGVDSNQDYMAKGNVLTSMMKLLDVAVYQEVVSVLKRKFTPGVKEYDLLNGGVALTDMKFSRHLISKKIRDELKIMEQDLVSGKIVFDCSGI, via the coding sequence ATGAATGGGGCTAGAAAATTTTGTTTTCTTCTTGTTGCATTTGGGGCGATAGTTATTTTTAGCTCCGTATCAGAGACGTGTTTTGCCGATTCCGTTGTAATTGGTTTTATTACGGACGGATCAGCCTTGGACGATGATTCTTTTAACTGTATGACTGTTGTTGGTTTAAGACGTTTGCAAAGTGATTATGATGTTAAAGTTCAAGTTCGCTGCGGAGGATTTACTGCGCAATCCTTTGCAAAGGGGCTTAATTCATTACTTGATAAAGAAATAAAAATAATCGTTATTAATGCTTCAACTCATCGTGATCTTATTGTTGCAGCGGTGAAGACTCATTCAGATGTTATTTTTATTTTGAATGGGGTGGCTGTTACCGGTTATCCCAATGTTTCTTCTCTTCATTTTGGGCAGAGAATGGGGTCGTGTCTGGTTGGCGCCCTCTGTGCGTGGCAAAGCAAAACTGGAAAAATTGGTTTTATAGGTGGTAACGAGAGTCCTGTTATATTGGAATTTTTGTGTGGCTTTAAGCAGGGCGTGAAGCTTGCCGGTGAAAAAGTTGATGTGGATGTCAAATTTGTTAGAAAAGGTCTTTCGGTAACGGGTTTTGAAGACCCCCATCACGGAAATGAATTGGCTAAAGCTATGTACGCTTCAGGTGTGGACATTATTTATTCGGTAGCCGGGCTTTCGGGTAACGGAATTATTTATGCTGCACAGGAATCTGGAAACTATGTGGTTGGTGTTGATTCCAATCAAGACTACATGGCGAAAGGTAATGTTCTTACAAGTATGATGAAGCTTCTTGATGTAGCTGTTTATCAAGAAGTTGTATCTGTTTTGAAGAGAAAATTTACTCCCGGTGTGAAGGAATATGATCTGTTGAACGGTGGCGTAGCACTTACAGATATGAAGTTCAGTAGGCATCTGATCTCAAAAAAGATTAGAGATGAGCTTAAAATCATGGAGCAGGATTTAGTATCTGGAAAGATCGTTTTTGACTGCTCGGGGATATAA
- a CDS encoding bile acid:sodium symporter family protein — translation MINSICRLIERHFLLLAMALSAAAYIEPTLFTWLKPHIALCLGIIMFGMGLTLEVKDFASAIRNYKAVGLGVALQYAVMPILAVTLSSLLGLPQEAVIGMVVVGACPGGTASNVIAHLAKANVALSVTMTLISTCLSPILTPAIIYLVLNQQIEIPFLPMVESVFWIVVFPLVDGLVFRKLFRKKIDPIIHIFPSLSILVIALLIACIIGLNHDMLATFPVLVFVAVVLHNLGGLAAGYWGGRITGLSHQDSLTLAIEVGMQNSGLGVALATKYFGAASALPGALFSLWHNISGVYLANRNRKVSDK, via the coding sequence ATGATTAATTCCATTTGCAGACTTATTGAGCGTCATTTTTTGTTATTAGCGATGGCTCTCAGTGCTGCCGCATATATCGAACCAACATTGTTTACATGGTTGAAGCCGCATATAGCTTTATGTCTCGGCATCATTATGTTCGGCATGGGACTTACTCTGGAAGTTAAAGACTTTGCTTCCGCCATCAGGAATTATAAGGCTGTGGGGCTTGGAGTTGCCTTGCAGTATGCAGTTATGCCGATACTGGCAGTTACTTTGTCGTCGCTGTTAGGGTTGCCGCAAGAGGCGGTGATCGGAATGGTCGTGGTGGGGGCTTGTCCCGGCGGAACGGCTTCTAATGTTATAGCACATCTAGCTAAAGCCAATGTAGCTCTTTCCGTAACCATGACTTTGATTTCAACCTGTCTGTCACCAATTCTCACTCCCGCGATTATTTATCTCGTGCTGAATCAACAGATTGAAATTCCGTTCTTACCGATGGTTGAATCAGTATTCTGGATTGTGGTTTTTCCGCTTGTTGACGGGCTTGTATTCAGAAAACTTTTCCGCAAAAAAATTGACCCGATTATACATATATTCCCGAGTCTTTCTATTTTGGTTATAGCTTTGCTGATTGCTTGTATTATCGGGCTTAATCATGACATGCTGGCAACTTTCCCTGTGTTGGTTTTTGTTGCCGTTGTGCTTCATAATCTCGGGGGGCTTGCTGCTGGTTACTGGGGAGGCAGGATTACGGGCTTGTCACATCAAGACAGTCTTACTCTTGCCATCGAAGTGGGGATGCAGAATTCCGGCCTCGGGGTTGCTTTGGCTACGAAATATTTTGGCGCTGCCAGTGCTTTACCCGGAGCTCTTTTCAGCTTGTGGCATAATATTTCAGGGGTTTATCTGGCGAATAGAAACCGAAAGGTCTCAGACAAGTAA
- a CDS encoding Hpt domain-containing protein: MQKKIFTIDESVRSLIPHFVIHQYAELQLMEKNLENGNMEEVSRLGHSLKGAAANFNLEPLRKLGVAIQDVAKMGMNDALAPLLARYRLYLEELKSMQN, encoded by the coding sequence GTGCAGAAAAAAATATTCACAATTGATGAAAGTGTGAGATCTTTGATTCCTCATTTTGTAATTCATCAATACGCTGAATTGCAACTGATGGAAAAAAATCTGGAAAATGGCAACATGGAAGAAGTCAGCCGGTTAGGACATAGCTTAAAAGGAGCTGCCGCAAATTTCAATCTGGAGCCTCTTCGTAAACTTGGGGTGGCTATTCAGGATGTTGCTAAAATGGGAATGAACGACGCTCTTGCTCCGTTGCTTGCCAGATATCGTTTGTATCTTGAAGAGCTGAAATCTATGCAGAATTAA
- a CDS encoding L-serine ammonia-lyase, with product MTAITTSVFELFKIGPGPSSSHTIGPMKAGFNFNESVKDIQLKKDPTSIEVRLYGSLSATGKGHGTDRAVIAGLLGNSPDAVDCDFLDSLADGTEHQFKSGKISLPLSIKNIIFAEVKNDFPYSNTLLIRLKNGEEILFEQEYYSIGGGFIKWKGQKPALTRAPIYKYGNMEELKKILTDTEKRLHEVILENEKAITETSEEDVLAKIDNLLDIMKKAVDKGLAATGVLPGTLGLHRKAKTLITSTPKGYEDPSKFLIRLNAYAFAASEENAAGHIVVTAPTSGSAGVIPAVVYALEEDAGVSRNMVRRGMLAAAAVGFIAKHNASIAGAEVGCQGEIGVASSMAAALITYAAGFKFWRTENAAETALEHHLGMTCDPVGGYVQIPCIERNAMGAVKAYNAFLIATVENRKFHKVTLDETIAAMAQTGKDMSSKYKETSEAGLAVSVPNC from the coding sequence ATGACCGCTATCACTACTTCTGTTTTTGAACTTTTTAAGATCGGCCCGGGACCTTCAAGCTCACACACTATCGGCCCCATGAAAGCAGGCTTCAACTTCAATGAATCAGTTAAAGATATTCAATTAAAAAAAGATCCTACTTCAATAGAAGTGAGGCTTTACGGGAGCTTAAGTGCGACAGGTAAAGGACATGGAACTGATAGAGCCGTAATTGCGGGATTACTTGGAAACTCCCCGGACGCAGTTGATTGCGACTTTCTGGACAGCCTTGCCGACGGCACTGAACATCAATTTAAAAGCGGAAAAATTTCTCTGCCGCTCTCTATAAAAAATATTATCTTTGCCGAAGTTAAAAACGACTTTCCCTATAGTAATACTCTGTTAATACGTCTTAAAAACGGAGAAGAAATTCTTTTTGAACAAGAATATTATTCTATCGGTGGCGGTTTTATTAAATGGAAAGGTCAAAAACCTGCTCTTACACGGGCCCCCATTTATAAATACGGCAATATGGAAGAACTGAAAAAAATTCTTACAGATACGGAAAAACGTCTCCATGAAGTGATCCTTGAGAATGAAAAAGCCATTACCGAAACTTCTGAAGAAGACGTACTGGCAAAGATCGATAACCTTTTGGATATTATGAAAAAGGCCGTAGACAAAGGGCTGGCCGCAACAGGTGTTCTTCCCGGGACATTAGGACTGCACAGAAAGGCGAAAACGCTCATCACCTCCACCCCCAAAGGGTATGAAGATCCATCTAAATTTTTGATCAGGTTGAACGCTTATGCCTTTGCTGCATCCGAAGAAAATGCGGCAGGACATATTGTCGTAACAGCACCGACCTCTGGTTCAGCAGGGGTTATCCCAGCTGTAGTCTACGCCCTTGAAGAAGACGCAGGGGTAAGCCGCAACATGGTTCGCAGAGGAATGCTCGCCGCGGCAGCTGTGGGTTTTATTGCCAAACATAACGCGAGCATCGCCGGAGCTGAGGTTGGATGTCAGGGCGAAATCGGAGTTGCATCTTCAATGGCGGCAGCTCTTATCACCTACGCTGCAGGATTCAAGTTCTGGCGCACTGAGAATGCCGCTGAAACAGCTTTGGAGCACCACCTTGGAATGACGTGTGATCCTGTAGGCGGATACGTGCAAATCCCATGTATTGAAAGAAATGCCATGGGAGCAGTGAAAGCTTATAACGCATTCCTGATCGCGACCGTTGAAAACAGAAAATTCCACAAAGTAACTCTGGATGAAACAATTGCCGCCATGGCCCAAACCGGCAAAGATATGAGCAGTAAATACAAAGAAACTTCAGAAGCAGGTTTAGCTGTATCCGTCCCGAATTGCTAA
- the hydF gene encoding [FeFe] hydrogenase H-cluster maturation GTPase HydF: protein MSPEIDNGSRLAIAIAGRSNAGKSSIIRALSGVEGDEVLPVAQEDEMYPLTRTEISPLGPVTIYDTDAHVPGDDKTILIKKALYSVDVAVVVTDESGIADEERELTTLLLERRIPCVMVFNKADIRRPSLADMEFCGSRGIRFVATSTVDGRGIERLKKSIMALAPEENLLDPVLARDLIGKGDYVICAISDDPVSPKGRLGLPKSQVLREILDVGGIAVLVKEGELFQTISGQKRRPALVIADSQAVKKVMDIIPADVLLTTFPILFARHKGNLEQLVQGANAIDQLKDGDRILIVEACPHHPKAEDFSKEMIPDRIAGYSGKKVTFELKTGCGLPLDLSSYQLVVHCGACMTERVDMLRRIRDCERQQVPITNYGLAAAKVDGTLKRLVEPFFKDEAEEKDVISGKINVFRGSNSRAMHLVVPAEIYPEKAVPFNLMYLFGDIDVTKKHIGFSSLPFARGGQQKIRKFVEKHGYCFYKWPGRVLGPDLGGMLEPDEDSSR from the coding sequence ATGAGTCCTGAAATTGATAACGGTTCCAGACTTGCTATTGCAATTGCCGGACGGAGTAATGCAGGCAAGTCTTCAATTATCCGGGCCCTTTCGGGGGTTGAAGGGGATGAAGTCCTCCCCGTTGCTCAAGAGGATGAAATGTATCCTCTGACCAGAACTGAGATTTCTCCGTTAGGACCGGTAACGATTTATGATACCGATGCTCATGTTCCTGGCGATGACAAAACAATATTGATTAAAAAGGCTTTATACAGTGTAGATGTCGCCGTAGTCGTTACGGATGAATCCGGCATTGCTGATGAAGAGCGGGAACTTACGACCCTTCTGCTTGAAAGAAGAATTCCTTGTGTCATGGTTTTTAATAAGGCTGACATAAGGCGGCCCAGCCTTGCTGATATGGAGTTTTGCGGATCAAGAGGGATCAGGTTCGTTGCCACGTCAACAGTTGACGGGCGGGGGATTGAGCGGCTTAAAAAGTCGATAATGGCTTTGGCTCCTGAAGAAAATTTATTGGACCCGGTTCTTGCCCGTGACCTGATAGGCAAGGGCGATTACGTAATTTGTGCTATTTCAGATGACCCGGTTTCGCCTAAGGGAAGGCTCGGACTGCCAAAATCGCAGGTCTTGCGTGAAATCCTTGATGTCGGGGGAATTGCTGTTCTTGTTAAGGAAGGAGAGCTTTTTCAAACTATTTCCGGACAGAAAAGACGACCTGCATTGGTTATTGCTGATTCGCAAGCAGTGAAAAAGGTTATGGATATTATTCCTGCGGATGTTCTTTTAACCACTTTCCCTATTTTATTTGCCCGCCATAAGGGGAACCTTGAGCAACTTGTTCAGGGCGCAAATGCTATTGACCAACTTAAAGATGGTGACAGGATTTTAATCGTTGAAGCCTGTCCGCATCATCCAAAGGCTGAAGATTTTAGCAAAGAGATGATTCCTGATCGTATTGCAGGATATTCCGGTAAGAAAGTAACTTTTGAATTAAAAACAGGGTGCGGTCTTCCGCTTGATCTTTCTAGTTATCAACTGGTTGTTCATTGTGGTGCCTGTATGACAGAACGGGTTGATATGCTTAGGCGTATACGTGATTGTGAAAGACAGCAGGTGCCTATCACTAATTACGGTCTGGCTGCTGCGAAGGTTGACGGCACGTTGAAAAGATTGGTTGAGCCTTTCTTTAAAGATGAAGCTGAAGAGAAGGATGTCATAAGCGGGAAAATTAATGTTTTCAGAGGAAGTAATTCACGGGCAATGCATTTGGTGGTCCCTGCTGAAATTTATCCTGAAAAAGCTGTACCTTTTAATTTAATGTATCTTTTCGGTGATATTGATGTAACCAAAAAGCATATTGGATTTTCATCTCTTCCCTTTGCACGTGGTGGACAGCAGAAGATTCGTAAGTTTGTTGAAAAGCATGGGTATTGTTTCTATAAGTGGCCTGGAAGGGTGTTGGGACCTGATCTTGGGGGGATGCTTGAACCTGATGAGGATAGCTCCAGATAG
- a CDS encoding DUF523 domain-containing protein, producing the protein MIVVSGCLAGIKCKYNGTESTDETVVELVKQGKAIPVCPEQLGGLPTPRPCCEFVGDRVLTTLGIDVSEQFLKGAEEGLRLAKLVGAKKAILKSRSPSCGYGKIYDGTFSGKLIAGDGLFAAMLKENGITVESV; encoded by the coding sequence ATGATAGTTGTATCCGGCTGTCTTGCAGGGATTAAATGTAAATATAATGGTACAGAAAGCACTGATGAAACTGTTGTTGAGCTGGTGAAACAAGGCAAGGCTATTCCCGTATGCCCTGAACAGTTAGGAGGGCTGCCAACGCCTCGTCCCTGTTGCGAATTTGTCGGGGACAGAGTGCTTACAACTTTAGGTATAGATGTAAGTGAGCAGTTTTTAAAAGGCGCTGAAGAAGGTTTGCGGTTAGCAAAGCTGGTCGGTGCAAAAAAAGCAATCCTTAAATCCCGCTCTCCATCGTGTGGATACGGTAAGATATATGATGGAACTTTCAGTGGTAAGTTGATTGCTGGCGACGGACTTTTCGCCGCGATGCTTAAAGAGAATGGAATAACTGTCGAATCTGTTTAA
- a CDS encoding YkgJ family cysteine cluster protein has product MKECKQCGTCCRKGGPALHSQDLHLLSIEGGIDLTDIVTLRIGELAYDQPEGAVVPLASEILKIKGVGQEWTCKFLAPSTQACRIYKDRPIECKTLFCGDPEPLRKMYDKDRITRKDVLPEGHPVFEIIEEHELKCAPLQLAELAKKILENWENSAELQVDLLEMLVYDKSIRDLLVEKSGLPADSMEFFFGRSLNRVLSGFGIIATPNGSSFSLRKTKGSA; this is encoded by the coding sequence ATGAAAGAATGCAAACAATGCGGCACATGTTGTCGCAAAGGCGGCCCGGCTCTTCACTCGCAGGACCTCCACCTTCTCAGTATCGAAGGCGGAATAGACCTGACTGACATAGTGACTCTAAGAATAGGCGAACTAGCTTATGATCAGCCTGAGGGCGCAGTTGTCCCATTAGCGAGTGAAATTCTAAAAATCAAAGGAGTCGGACAGGAATGGACATGCAAATTCCTGGCTCCCTCAACTCAGGCTTGTCGTATTTACAAAGATAGACCTATTGAGTGCAAGACTCTTTTTTGCGGAGATCCTGAGCCTCTTCGAAAAATGTATGACAAAGACAGAATCACCAGAAAAGATGTGCTTCCTGAAGGACATCCGGTCTTTGAAATTATCGAAGAACACGAACTTAAATGCGCTCCTCTACAATTAGCGGAACTCGCTAAAAAAATCCTTGAAAACTGGGAAAACAGCGCTGAATTACAGGTAGATCTTCTTGAAATGCTGGTTTATGACAAATCAATAAGAGATTTACTTGTTGAAAAATCAGGATTACCTGCGGATTCAATGGAATTCTTTTTCGGCAGATCACTAAACAGAGTCCTTTCAGGATTTGGAATTATCGCAACACCTAACGGTAGTTCTTTTTCACTTCGCAAAACAAAAGGGAGTGCCTAA
- a CDS encoding response regulator gives MTVVLVPLGYFAATRHHESSVQALYSRGEGIVSFVAFASSEAIFKFKFYRLDELARGVCIAPEVDYCAIYQPDGSIYSEYGNISSVSVDNILNVEKRILKDGELLGFVRVGMLTDSVDKSFSVAIRNLVLIFLAVLIVAGVSINFFLGRFFISPIIKLSKQAVNIGQNRFEKLDGMNRTDEIGSLALALNTASDKFSQLNFELEEMVVERTRELRDANIKLSEENKERVRVQNNLTSVLDELSFAVQELEKAKEKAETASRFKSEFLAMISHEIRTPMNAILGMGDLLIETGLDSEQMGYVEIFRGSGELLLKIINDILDFVQIESGQIDLVPVPFNPSRDVQSVCKSVAHSAHARDIEIICDVDMNVPAQVIGDPVRVRQILMNIVSNAVKFTSSGEVEVRLSLQESSEDHDQLLFTIRDTGIGISEGKLSNIFDSFVQVDGSTRREYGGTGLGLAIASRLAGLMDGKIWFESERGKGSVFYFSIPFRKSVYEPDIGVVDFSGTKALLIDDNNTVREVLARRLQALGVSATVSVNAAEGLDYLKGAKDRNELYNLILIDSEMPDMSGVDFLFEAQQEGWLQGLVAIMFSAGCTKQERREAKEKGANFVLIKPVFDVDLVRCLSGIIFPERKEQGKISPVLKVLLVEDNEAHRNILERFIKDTGMEVASATDGLRAVQLFAANQYDLVFMDVDLPVLSGLKAALKIREIEDAEGRVRAEIIALGAHVLGNSQSESFNAGCDGFISKPIKGETIRSVVMAVAEGGKFPKEVKVLE, from the coding sequence ATGACTGTGGTTTTAGTCCCTTTAGGCTATTTCGCAGCAACTCGACATCATGAATCTTCCGTTCAGGCTCTTTATTCAAGAGGTGAGGGGATAGTTTCCTTTGTGGCTTTTGCAAGCAGTGAAGCCATTTTTAAGTTTAAATTTTACCGATTGGATGAGCTGGCGCGAGGGGTTTGTATCGCTCCGGAAGTTGATTATTGCGCTATTTATCAACCTGACGGCTCTATATATAGTGAGTACGGAAATATTTCTTCCGTATCTGTCGACAATATTTTGAATGTTGAAAAACGCATTTTAAAAGATGGAGAATTGCTCGGATTTGTTCGTGTTGGAATGCTTACAGATTCAGTAGATAAAAGCTTTAGCGTAGCCATACGTAATCTAGTTTTAATTTTTTTGGCTGTCCTTATTGTTGCGGGAGTGAGTATAAATTTCTTTTTGGGTAGATTTTTTATTTCTCCGATAATCAAGTTGTCCAAACAGGCTGTCAACATCGGCCAGAACAGGTTTGAAAAACTTGACGGTATGAACCGGACAGATGAAATTGGTTCTCTTGCTTTAGCCCTTAATACTGCGAGTGATAAGTTTTCTCAGCTTAATTTTGAATTGGAAGAGATGGTAGTTGAGCGAACGAGAGAGCTTCGTGATGCAAATATTAAGCTAAGTGAGGAGAATAAAGAACGTGTACGGGTTCAGAATAATTTAACCTCAGTTCTTGATGAACTTTCTTTTGCAGTTCAGGAGCTTGAGAAGGCAAAAGAAAAAGCTGAAACGGCCAGTCGCTTTAAAAGTGAATTTCTTGCCATGATCAGTCATGAAATAAGAACCCCGATGAATGCTATTCTCGGAATGGGGGACTTGCTTATTGAGACAGGTCTTGATTCTGAGCAGATGGGATATGTGGAAATTTTCAGAGGTTCAGGGGAACTTTTACTTAAAATTATCAATGATATTTTAGATTTTGTTCAAATTGAGTCCGGTCAGATAGATCTTGTTCCTGTCCCTTTCAATCCTTCGCGTGATGTTCAGAGCGTGTGCAAAAGCGTTGCTCATTCCGCTCATGCTCGTGATATTGAGATTATTTGTGACGTTGATATGAATGTTCCTGCTCAGGTGATCGGAGATCCCGTGAGGGTGCGGCAGATTCTGATGAATATTGTATCTAATGCCGTTAAATTTACTTCCAGCGGGGAAGTTGAAGTTCGGCTCAGTCTTCAAGAGTCAAGTGAAGATCATGATCAGCTTTTATTTACAATCCGGGATACAGGAATAGGTATTTCTGAAGGTAAACTCAGTAATATTTTTGATAGTTTCGTTCAGGTGGACGGTTCAACCCGTCGTGAGTACGGTGGAACCGGGCTTGGACTTGCTATTGCTTCCCGTCTGGCGGGACTGATGGATGGCAAAATCTGGTTTGAAAGCGAGCGGGGGAAAGGAAGCGTTTTTTATTTTTCAATTCCGTTCAGGAAGTCTGTTTATGAACCTGATATAGGCGTGGTTGATTTTTCAGGAACTAAGGCTTTACTGATTGATGATAATAATACGGTTCGGGAAGTTCTTGCTCGCAGGCTACAGGCTCTGGGTGTTTCAGCAACCGTTTCAGTAAATGCTGCAGAAGGGCTGGATTATCTGAAGGGAGCTAAGGATCGTAATGAATTATATAATCTAATTCTTATCGATAGTGAAATGCCAGACATGTCAGGAGTTGATTTTCTTTTCGAGGCTCAGCAAGAAGGGTGGCTTCAAGGTCTCGTTGCGATAATGTTTTCCGCAGGTTGCACAAAACAAGAACGTCGTGAAGCAAAAGAAAAAGGTGCTAATTTTGTTTTGATTAAGCCTGTTTTTGATGTTGATCTTGTCCGTTGTCTTTCTGGAATTATTTTCCCTGAAAGGAAGGAGCAGGGTAAGATCAGTCCCGTTTTAAAAGTTCTTTTGGTAGAAGATAACGAAGCTCATCGAAATATTCTGGAACGTTTCATAAAAGACACGGGAATGGAAGTTGCTTCTGCTACAGATGGACTTAGAGCAGTACAGCTGTTTGCGGCTAATCAATATGATCTTGTTTTTATGGATGTGGATCTTCCCGTGTTGAGCGGTCTTAAAGCCGCATTAAAGATACGCGAAATCGAGGACGCAGAAGGTAGAGTTCGGGCTGAAATTATAGCTCTGGGGGCACATGTTTTGGGTAATTCACAGTCTGAGAGTTTTAATGCCGGGTGTGATGGGTTTATTTCTAAGCCGATAAAGGGGGAGACTATCCGTTCTGTGGTGATGGCTGTTGCAGAAGGTGGAAAATTCCCGAAAGAAGTTAAAGTTTTAGAGTAG